The following nucleotide sequence is from Mangifera indica cultivar Alphonso chromosome 1, CATAS_Mindica_2.1, whole genome shotgun sequence.
cactctcttcttttctcttcagTTTTCACTGCCCCTTTCACTGGATCTCAGATCCATATCTTTTTATAAAGGTacattttttcttcatcttatatatacatatatatttttggaatcATATGTAAGTTTTTAGCTTTTTTGTATGATTTGATCAGATGGCGTCGGTGGCTCGTCTTCGTTATTCCGTCGCCTGTTCAGCTGGACATATCGGAAACCCTAATGTTTCTGACAATCGACAGATCGCGGCTCTGCTTTACAAACTTCCCAATATTTCCGTCCCATTTCCTCAAAATCACTCCCTCCGCTTATTTTCCGATCATAAAGTTCCCACTTCCATACTGAAGCCGCTGGCATCTACCGGTGGCGGCGGTAACGGGAGAGGTGGCGAAGGAGGCGGTGGTGGCGGTGGCGGCGGAAATAACGGAGATGGGGATTTTGAGAGTCGGGGAGATTTCGGTCTTTTGGGGATCTTATCAAACGGTTGGAGATTGAGAGTTGCAGCTGACTCTCAATTCCCTTTTAAGGTTTTGATGGAACAGTTGGTTGGTGTTACGGCTTGTGTGATTGGTGACATGGCGTCCCGTCCAAATTTCGGACTCAATGAGTTGGATTTTGTGTTTTCAACTCTTATTGTTGGGTCAATCTTGAATTTTACTCTTATGTATGTGTTGGCTCCAACAATGTCTTCAACTGTCAAGACTTTGCCTGGGATCTTTGCGAGTTGCCCAACTAGTCACATGTTTGAGCCTGGCTCTTATGGGTTTGTCAATAGATTGGGGACATATGTGTTCAAAGGGGTTGTGTTTGCTGCTGTTGGTTTTGCTGCTGGGCTTGTGGGCACTGCGATTTCAAATGGGTTGATCaagttgaggaagaagatggATCCTACTTTTGAAACTCCAAACAAGCCTCCACCCACTGTTTTGAATGCCCTTACATGGGCATTGCAGATGggtgtgaacagtaatttcagATACCAGACGCTGAATGGGATAGAGTTTTTGCTAGCCAAGACTGTTCCTGATGTTGTTTTCAAGGCCTCAGTTGTGGTTCTCCGATGCTTGAATAATGTTATTGGAGGAATGACGTTTGTTATCTTGGCCAGAATGACTGGTTCACAAAGTCTTAATAATGAAGAGAAAACAGTGGCAGGGTTGGTAGAGAAGCAAAAGTTGGTGGTGAGTGAGAATGAAGAAGACTTGCCAAGCAACCAGTCGACTTGATAGTGATGACTGATTAGCTAATGTTGTGTTTTTACAAGTCATTTCATGGCTGTTCCTAACTTGGACATGTAATAAATAGAGTTGCAATAAAATCCAAGATGACAGCCTAGTTGTTTAGTTTGGTCTTACAGTTGTTCTAAGTTTGTTTTAAGGTTAACACGAACTCAAAGCAACCAAGGTGCTCTGGTTGGTTTccatttttggtttatttaattttatgtgatGATTGAAAGTCTGAAACATACTGATAACCTTTTATGAGTGGTTTGTTTCGAGTTAATCTTTGATTATCGATAATCTATGAGATTgactttatataatttattattgatattaccttcaatcaaaatatcaattcaattGGATTATGCATGAAATAAACAATCATGGTTCGAACTCAAACCATGGTTTTGAAAGTTTATTGTGTTTGGAGTTGAGTCTGAACTTGGCTCTAAGGAGGTGAGTGGATGAAATTCATCTCACCAGACTTGGGATTCCCATTCTAAACAACAAATAAGGAAAACTTAAGTACAATTTGCAGCTCATCTAGATAGAATGAAAAGCCACCGTCAACTTCCTGTATAATCATTCTCTTCTCCATAAGGTCAGATgtacaaattttatgaataagcTCAATCTCAACCAGTTGCCTAACTTGTATCCCAAAAGAATGCATGGCTACCAACCTTATCCATGAGGATCTCAACAATTACATATCAAGGAGCTTTAGCAAAGATCACCTCATCTAACAGCCTCTGGAGCAGAATTACAGTAAGGGGTGTGCAAGCAAACCAGCTTGGTGCATGTTAAACACAGAGTAGCAAATCCAACTCCTATGACAAGCCCACCACCGCTTTTCCGCATGTCTAAACTCACAGATCTCTGTGCTGTTCTTATGAAGCTGGGGAGTAATCCCCCACATGCAAAAACCATCACATGGTCTAGGCCACTGTAGTCAATTCCTGCAAGTATGGCTCCAATGGCAGATGATGGACCCATGAAACCAATCAAAGCAGCCGCTGCAAGGGAGGCAGACCAGCTATCAGTAGCCCCTAATATACAGCTTGCCACAGCTGCACCTCGAGGGAGCCCATGTAGGGAAACAGGAAGGACCATGTGCTGACCAAGTCCATATGCCTTAGGTGCAGCTACTCCTAGTGCAAGTCCCTCAGCCAAGGCATGGATGGCCACTGCTCCACATGATAAGAATGACTGAAGGGTAAGAACACTCACTGGAAAACTAGCTGCAGTAGGCAAGGTAACTGCAGAACTTCTCTTCTGACGAGCTAGTTTTAATACACTGGAGCTCAATAGATGGACAAATGCAGCTCCTGCTGAAAGCAGAGTAACAAGGGGAATAAATCCCATCTTTGCAGTGAAAAGTAGCTGCAGTGGCCTCCAACCACCAAGGACAAAGGCAATGCCTGAGGCTGTCCCCATGAGAAGGGCATGCTGAAGGTGGAAAGCAAGAGCGAAAGAAACAAGAACCATCCCACCTAGCAATGGGCCAAGACCAAAAAGCAACGAAACAAAAAAGCCAGAAGCATCCTGTGAACTGcaaagagacaaaaataaaataaaagataaatttagtCCATGCATAGAAGAAATACATGCCACCACAGTTGCGCTACAAAAAGAAAAGGCAGGATCTTGTTTGGGATAAGAATACCACAATTCACCACTTGGCAAGAGCAGTAAGTTCATCAGAGGAGTGGGAAGGGTAAAGAAGTTTTGAATGTCAAGAACATTACAAACAACAGTTATCATGCTGAATGGCAATACTTAGCTTTAAGAGAAATTTATAGTCTCATGATGGATAGTCGTACCAATATGAGGTCTGTCATACAATGATAACTTGACACGGTAGTGATGtagtgaaaaaaatattcatcaaaGCAAAGGCTTTATATTCGATTAATTAAAGATAgtagattaatatatatatgtacacttCAGTGCAAGTGTTGAGTATCACTTACAAACCACGGAATGATAAAATCTAGAAATTGCATGAAAGATATTATAAGACATTAATACTAGACTGAGCTTGAAACATATAGATTACTAGTAAGAGGCAAGGATGAATGCCAGCAGAAAAAAAGTGAAGCAAACTCAAGTAGTTGGGATATCCTAAATGCATGTTGCTATACTGATCATCCAGTCTCCGCAACAAATAAAAGATCAAAACAACTCACTTGTAATCATGGCTGACATTCTGAAACAAAGTGCTAAGAGCTTCCATAAAAGCTACAGAAAGTGTAGCTGCCGAGGCCACTGGAGACGGAGATGCTTCCTAGAGACAAGATGGCAGGTAAATAAAAATCATGTCTCTAGAATCTGGGAAATTAAAGTTAACAAGATTGAATtataaacaaaagataaaaagaatattCAGTTTCAAATTAAGTTCATGCAGATTCCTTCTTATTTTTTGAGGATTTAGGGCAGAAAAATAGGAAAGTGATGAGGGCAGTCTTTTCAGACAGACAGCTTATAATTATTTGTGATACGATACTTCATAATAGTTAGTATTTAGATGTACCATTTCATCCTAAATATAGGTTTCACTATACATTTATGACATAACAAGTATGAACCTTAACTCAACCAATCTAAAATCTATATGACCACAGAAGCACATGAGAATTTATGACctgaaaaaataattgcatAACACTGTAACAAACACAGGATGTTTAGGACAGAGTAGAAAGGGATGATACTCAAATGATAAACATCATGCTGCACATCTCATTATGTAACCAAAAAGTATCATCAGGAGGACCAAAAACTTAAATGGGAAATATGACCCATTAAACAAAGGGGCAACTAGGTCTTTATGCATTTGGTGAGAATAATTACCTTGAATGCATCAGGGAGTACCTCAGCGACAACCATCCAGATCATACATCCAGCAGCAAAGCCAGTACAAAATGGCAGGAATTTGTTAAAGGCATCAGCACATATAAATGATGGGACTGCTACAATAGGCTGCATAAATAAAGAAACTAATATAAGTTCTACCCTCCCAACgcttaactttaaattttgattactTCCACTAATCTGTTTGACACATATAAGTGACAGATCAAGACCTAGTCACTGAGGATCCTCAAAATTTACATATGCACTTGAGGAAGCAACTTCGCTCTGGCAAGTTTGCACACAACCCACCTAAAAGGTGCTCATTTCATTAACTAAATAGTATgcaaatgattatacatatcaCAAAAGATGTTTTTCATCATTCTACTCAGAGTAACacaaaaaacaagaaacaaaaccAGCAGACAACAGCATAGTTTATTGAATTTAGACCAGTTGATATCAAAGCTTCTGACAGATATATGGTGCAGAGCTTTATGCTTGTAAATATATGTTTACTGATTCATAATTATTCTCTGGAACTATAAATTCCTGTAATGTATGATCCAAATGATTCATTTTGTTTTACATGGCTTGACAAACTCAATGCCCAACAACATAACAAAACATATGATGTTACCTGAGGTAAGGATGTAATTATACTCCATAACATTGCATTTTGTGGAGAAACACCCCGAGAAGCAAGTACCATACTCACAGCTAACCCCTCAGGTATATTGTGCACAGCAATAGCCAAAGTTACTAAAAGGCCTTGCGAAAACCCTTTTGATCCAGCAAAGGAAACTCCAACACCAGAACCCTCTCCAAATGAATGAAGAGTCATGATTCCAATGACAAGAACTACTTTAGTTGCATCTGCGCCTTTTATGTCCAACATACTTACTTCGCCATATCGCTCAAGAAACTAATAAGACAAGACATTTAATTGTGTGATGAGTTAGTACATGTAAACATGGGAGCACATACCAATATATGCAAGACCatataattagaaaaacaacttttaagtcgctaaatatatgtttaactTTTGATTGGAATATATACATATTGAAAGAAACAAATTGCATTTGATTTAGTGTGAGGTCATAACAAAATCTAACCACTGACAAATATGTCTCTACTACTAATAATGAACTAGTAAACAGGAATTAAAGAAATCAATTTAGCAATGAAAGGGGACCGAATTTTGTTAATGTGAATGAAAGACCGCAGCCATCACCTTTTTACAAAGTAAAATGAATATGCCACCAGATAAAATCCCAATCACAACCCAATTGCCTGCGCCGTGGACCTGTCCCTCCTGTATTAAGTCAAAGCTTGCAGCTAACATCACACCAGAAGCCATTCCATTGCATATTCCGGCCCATTGAGGATCAAGCTCCACAAAGAAGAATGGGACTGCACCTAAACCAGTGGCAGCAGCCATTGCCAGAGTAAATAAAGCCACAGTAGAAATCGAGACTCTGTTGTGACTACCCTTTCTCTCACCCAGTCCACTATCAGTGTCATCAAAACTTAAAGTATTCTCAACACCAGTTCCATCTATAACATTGTCTTCAACATTTCTGCGAGGAGCAGCTCTTACCCTCTGTGAATTTCCACTCTCAAACTCTGCTGCAACACATCCAAATAACACTAAAGAGAACAGCAAAACTAACAGGACCAGTCTGAATCTCAACCGCATTGTTCTTTGCTTATACATCAAGAAACTACAATCGTTTAAAGCGCACCCATCATGTTGACTTCACTACAGCATTCGGACAATTCCATACACAAGAATCCCAAAAAGAATGCCCTCAGAACCAAATTTTCGATGCAGAAGTCAGGAAATATGGCTTGGTCAACATCTGCCgcaatcccaaaaaaaaaaaaaaaagaatttaccGGATCCCAATAAGTAATCTGGTAACAGAgctatataaattttaatataatgatgcAACTGTACATGATCTACAAGAAACACACCAATTATCTTCTAAAACAAACTACCAGAAAAATTAGGAGAAATACCAAACACATTAAGAATTTCGTTAACCGACTAAAAAACAGGATGTGAGATTCTCCCGAAATTTACAAAAACACATTATAGCCATGACCCCAATTGAAAATCGAAAATGAGAGATCATTTGCAATTCAGGAGAAATGAAAACAACCCAAAGACGAAAAGTAACATCAATTATAAAGAAACtctaaaaactcaaataaaggaaaaaaagcaTTTCCGAGAATAAACTATAAAATTGGAAGGTGGGTAGGATACCCAGTTCCTGAAATTACAGATAAGATTATAAAGGGATGAAACTTACCAACCGAAACAAATGATCTTGATCGATTG
It contains:
- the LOC123216425 gene encoding protein RETICULATA-RELATED 3, chloroplastic-like; this encodes MASVARLRYSVACSAGHIGNPNVSDNRQIAALLYKLPNISVPFPQNHSLRLFSDHKVPTSILKPLASTGGGGNGRGGEGGGGGGGGGNNGDGDFESRGDFGLLGILSNGWRLRVAADSQFPFKVLMEQLVGVTACVIGDMASRPNFGLNELDFVFSTLIVGSILNFTLMYVLAPTMSSTVKTLPGIFASCPTSHMFEPGSYGFVNRLGTYVFKGVVFAAVGFAAGLVGTAISNGLIKLRKKMDPTFETPNKPPPTVLNALTWALQMGVNSNFRYQTLNGIEFLLAKTVPDVVFKASVVVLRCLNNVIGGMTFVILARMTGSQSLNNEEKTVAGLVEKQKLVVSENEEDLPSNQST
- the LOC123216414 gene encoding putative zinc transporter At3g08650; this encodes MYKQRTMRLRFRLVLLVLLFSLVLFGCVAAEFESGNSQRVRAAPRRNVEDNVIDGTGVENTLSFDDTDSGLGERKGSHNRVSISTVALFTLAMAAATGLGAVPFFFVELDPQWAGICNGMASGVMLAASFDLIQEGQVHGAGNWVVIGILSGGIFILLCKKFLERYGEVSMLDIKGADATKVVLVIGIMTLHSFGEGSGVGVSFAGSKGFSQGLLVTLAIAVHNIPEGLAVSMVLASRGVSPQNAMLWSIITSLPQPIVAVPSFICADAFNKFLPFCTGFAAGCMIWMVVAEVLPDAFKEASPSPVASAATLSVAFMEALSTLFQNVSHDYNSQDASGFFVSLLFGLGPLLGGMVLVSFALAFHLQHALLMGTASGIAFVLGGWRPLQLLFTAKMGFIPLVTLLSAGAAFVHLLSSSVLKLARQKRSSAVTLPTAASFPVSVLTLQSFLSCGAVAIHALAEGLALGVAAPKAYGLGQHMVLPVSLHGLPRGAAVASCILGATDSWSASLAAAALIGFMGPSSAIGAILAGIDYSGLDHVMVFACGGLLPSFIRTAQRSVSLDMRKSGGGLVIGVGFATLCLTCTKLVCLHTPYCNSAPEAVR